A stretch of the Bacillus licheniformis DSM 13 = ATCC 14580 genome encodes the following:
- a CDS encoding cation diffusion facilitator family transporter — MERYDELKKGETGAWVSIIAYLVLSAVKLAVGLAFHSEALRADGLNNTTDIIASLAVLIGLRISQKPPDEDHPYGHFRAETIASMIASFIMMVVGLEVLYSSGEMLFNPKETTPDMIAAWTAAGSAVVMFLVFLYNKRLAKKVNSHALYAAAADNKSDAYVSIGTFAGIFASQFNLAWVDTAAAFIIGLIICKTAWGIFKEAAHSLTDGFDIKHISTYKETIRKVPGVGNIKDVKARYLGSAIHVEIIVEVRSDLNIAESHDIADEIERRMQEEHSIVHSHVHIEPSKEK, encoded by the coding sequence ATGGAACGGTATGATGAATTAAAAAAAGGTGAAACCGGGGCATGGGTCAGCATCATCGCTTACCTTGTACTGTCGGCTGTTAAATTGGCCGTCGGGCTTGCATTTCACTCCGAAGCCCTCAGAGCCGACGGACTGAACAATACAACCGATATTATCGCCTCATTAGCGGTGCTGATCGGCCTCAGGATTTCGCAGAAGCCGCCTGATGAAGACCATCCGTACGGACATTTCCGCGCTGAGACGATCGCCTCGATGATCGCTTCATTTATCATGATGGTGGTCGGTCTTGAAGTGCTGTACAGCTCGGGCGAAATGCTGTTTAATCCGAAGGAAACGACACCGGACATGATTGCGGCCTGGACGGCTGCAGGCAGCGCCGTCGTGATGTTTTTGGTTTTCCTCTACAATAAAAGGCTGGCAAAAAAGGTGAACAGCCATGCCCTCTATGCAGCCGCCGCCGATAATAAATCAGATGCCTATGTCAGCATCGGAACATTCGCAGGCATCTTTGCTTCGCAATTTAACCTTGCATGGGTCGATACGGCAGCCGCGTTTATCATTGGATTAATCATCTGCAAAACGGCTTGGGGGATTTTTAAAGAGGCGGCCCATTCCTTGACGGACGGATTCGATATTAAACATATTTCAACCTATAAAGAAACGATCCGGAAAGTTCCCGGCGTCGGCAACATCAAAGATGTAAAAGCGCGTTATTTGGGCAGCGCCATCCACGTGGAAATTATCGTGGAGGTAAGGTCAGATCTCAACATTGCAGAAAGCCATGACATCGCCGATGAAATAGAGAGAAGAATGCAGGAGGAGCACTCGATCGTTCATTCCCATGTTCACATAGAGCCTTCTAAAGAAAAATAA